A genomic window from Mesorhizobium sp. 131-2-1 includes:
- a CDS encoding acyltransferase family protein translates to MPYNPALDGLRAISILAVLGYHCQVPLLDGGFFGVDLFFVLSGFLITTMLRNELDATKGIDLGRFYWNRLVRLTPPLYLMLAAILLIGLETPGKTLVAAIYLTDFFAPYEHFYGVLRHTWSLAVEEQFYLVWPLLLVGILRLPRPVAVVAAMFCIATAWRILLVQELPGEWVYFHPDARLTGLLLGAIVALAKPEFRDVSLLNSIGKAAAVAILLLIVASRIYTPMSLLITQPLVEVSAAALIVAATDGRSEIHRLLSHPILVRIGVLSYSLYLWHYPIANVMRQSYDWPSALFVTAVLSMALATLTHSLVEIPMRAFRLRQRVVAG, encoded by the coding sequence TTGCCTTACAATCCTGCACTGGACGGACTACGCGCAATCAGCATCCTGGCTGTTTTGGGCTACCACTGTCAGGTTCCGCTGCTGGATGGCGGCTTCTTCGGCGTCGATCTGTTTTTTGTGCTCAGTGGCTTTCTGATCACCACGATGCTGCGCAACGAACTCGACGCGACCAAAGGCATCGATCTCGGCCGCTTCTACTGGAACCGGCTGGTGCGCCTCACGCCCCCTCTCTATCTGATGCTGGCCGCAATCCTGCTCATCGGTCTGGAGACGCCTGGAAAAACCCTCGTCGCGGCCATCTACCTGACCGACTTCTTCGCGCCCTATGAGCACTTCTACGGTGTCCTGCGGCACACCTGGTCGCTGGCGGTGGAGGAGCAATTCTATCTGGTGTGGCCGTTGCTGCTGGTAGGCATATTGCGCCTGCCTCGACCGGTTGCCGTGGTTGCCGCCATGTTCTGTATCGCGACCGCTTGGAGAATCCTGCTGGTGCAGGAATTGCCGGGCGAATGGGTCTATTTTCATCCCGACGCCCGTCTGACCGGCTTGCTCCTGGGGGCGATCGTGGCTTTGGCAAAGCCGGAATTCAGGGACGTGTCGCTGCTCAACAGCATCGGCAAAGCGGCCGCGGTCGCGATCCTGCTGCTCATCGTGGCCTCGCGGATATATACGCCGATGTCACTGCTGATCACCCAGCCTCTGGTCGAGGTTTCGGCAGCCGCGCTGATTGTCGCGGCGACGGACGGTCGGAGCGAAATTCATCGTCTTCTGTCCCATCCTATCCTGGTGCGGATCGGGGTGCTCTCCTACTCGCTCTATCTTTGGCATTACCCGATCGCCAACGTCATGCGGCAATCCTACGACTGGCCTTCAGCCCTGTTCGTAACGGCTGTTTTGTCTATGGCTCTCGCAACCCTGACGCACAGTCTTGTCGAGATACCGATGAGAGCGTTTCGTTTGCGACAGCGCGTCGTTGCAGGCTGA
- a CDS encoding ABC transporter ATP-binding protein: protein MMAEAIIELKSVERHYVQGPRKLTILNGADFSLRRGEMVALVAPSGTGKSTLLHTAGLLERPDAGDVILSGRACGRLSDEERTAIRRNDVGFVYQFHHLLPEFSALENIMMPQLIKGLTRKEAAERAAQLLDYMQIGKRAQHRPSELSGGEQQRVAIARAVANAPLVLLADEPTGNLDPVTASYVFEALEALVRQSGLAALIATHNHELASRMDRRVTLAEGKVVPL from the coding sequence GTGATGGCCGAGGCCATTATCGAGCTGAAGAGCGTCGAGCGGCACTATGTCCAGGGGCCGCGCAAGCTCACCATTTTGAACGGCGCCGACTTTTCGCTGCGGCGCGGCGAGATGGTGGCGCTGGTGGCGCCGTCCGGCACCGGCAAGTCGACGCTGCTGCACACGGCCGGGCTGCTTGAGCGGCCCGACGCCGGCGACGTGATCCTGAGCGGGCGCGCCTGCGGCCGGCTCTCCGACGAGGAGCGCACTGCCATCCGCCGCAACGATGTCGGCTTCGTCTACCAGTTCCATCACCTGCTGCCGGAATTTTCCGCGCTCGAAAACATCATGATGCCGCAGCTGATCAAGGGGCTGACGCGCAAGGAGGCGGCCGAGCGGGCAGCGCAGCTGCTCGACTACATGCAGATCGGCAAGCGCGCGCAGCATCGCCCGTCGGAGCTCTCGGGCGGCGAGCAGCAGCGCGTGGCAATAGCGCGCGCCGTCGCCAACGCGCCGCTGGTGCTTTTGGCCGACGAACCGACCGGCAATCTCGACCCGGTTACCGCTTCCTATGTGTTCGAAGCGCTGGAGGCGCTGGTCCGGCAATCGGGCCTCGCGGCGCTGATCGCCACCCACAATCACGAGCTGGCATCGCGCATGGACCGTCGGGTGACGTTGGCCGAGGGCAAGGTCGTCCCCCTTTAG
- the lipB gene encoding lipoyl(octanoyl) transferase LipB translates to MPERSQIATSFLPLPGSAPVEWRIEPGLTAYPDALAFMEARAEAIRSGAAGEMVWLVEHPPLYTAGTSARSEDLIEPDRFPVFSAGRGGEYTYHGPGQRVAYVMLDLKRRREDVRAFVAALEEWIIATLAAFNVRGERREDRVGVWVVRPDRPALADGTPAEDKIAAIGIRLRRWVSFHGIAINVEPELGHFSGIVPCGVEDHGVTSLVDLGLPVTMADLDLALKSAFEHVFGPAASAVEAIRKAG, encoded by the coding sequence ATGCCAGAACGCAGCCAGATCGCCACGTCGTTCCTGCCGCTCCCCGGTTCAGCCCCAGTCGAGTGGCGGATCGAGCCTGGCCTTACCGCCTACCCCGACGCGCTCGCCTTCATGGAGGCGCGCGCCGAGGCGATCCGCAGCGGAGCCGCCGGCGAGATGGTGTGGCTGGTCGAGCATCCGCCGCTCTACACGGCCGGTACCAGCGCCCGCAGCGAGGACCTGATCGAGCCGGACCGGTTTCCGGTTTTTTCCGCCGGGCGCGGCGGCGAGTACACCTATCATGGCCCCGGCCAACGGGTCGCCTACGTCATGCTCGACCTCAAGCGCCGGCGCGAGGACGTGCGCGCCTTCGTCGCCGCGCTCGAAGAGTGGATCATCGCGACGCTAGCCGCCTTCAACGTGCGGGGCGAACGGCGCGAGGACCGCGTCGGCGTCTGGGTGGTGCGGCCGGACCGCCCTGCCCTGGCGGATGGCACGCCGGCCGAGGACAAGATCGCCGCCATCGGCATAAGGCTGAGGCGCTGGGTGAGCTTTCATGGCATCGCCATCAATGTCGAGCCGGAGCTCGGGCACTTCAGCGGCATCGTGCCCTGCGGCGTCGAGGATCACGGCGTCACCAGCCTGGTCGACCTCGGCCTGCCCGTGACCATGGCCGACCTCGATCTCGCGCTGAAATCCGCTTTCGAACATGTGTTCGGCCCCGCCGCTTCAGCCGTCGAGGCGATCCGCAAGGCCGGCTGA
- a CDS encoding site-2 protease family protein, whose amino-acid sequence MSPIVMAILLAGNLGLIFLLMTAPLGLRTVTVSRLVAADRHRLWQALWPFGSDAGWSGEIVSAQALDGEGMVRIGLSWEGRDGQPIERKVALEDVVEASRFSMRVLDDSSLDASFWANYRETTELTAEVGATRVSLSQTDRYRGVAFLIFRYFAMRRELGKLQRWATTGEYRKGGWFEHPLSQIGFALLSAFILWPFFGLNLGGLALAAILTSVVALHELGHMAAFRLMGHRKARMIFIPLLGGIAIGGRPYDSRFEVAFVALMGAGFSAFLVPVLIAASGLARGEGHGAAAALLATLAGFSALFNIANLVPVWKFDGGQVLRQICPGPIVLALASFLLLSALLALGWQAGFSPGFLLAAGVVFLILSLLTMGSAVKPRHELKPIRTFDRFAMAGALLAVFAIHGYGVLWASAQLI is encoded by the coding sequence GTGTCGCCGATCGTGATGGCCATCCTCCTGGCCGGCAATCTCGGACTGATCTTTCTGCTGATGACCGCGCCGCTCGGCTTGCGCACGGTCACGGTCTCTCGGCTGGTGGCGGCGGACCGCCATCGGCTCTGGCAGGCGCTGTGGCCGTTCGGCAGCGATGCCGGCTGGTCGGGCGAGATCGTTTCCGCGCAGGCACTGGACGGGGAGGGTATGGTTCGGATCGGCCTGTCCTGGGAAGGCCGCGACGGCCAGCCGATCGAACGCAAGGTCGCGCTTGAGGATGTCGTCGAGGCCAGCCGCTTTTCCATGCGCGTGCTCGACGATTCTTCGCTAGATGCCTCGTTCTGGGCCAACTATCGCGAGACCACCGAGCTCACGGCCGAAGTTGGCGCTACCCGGGTGAGCCTCAGCCAGACCGATCGCTACCGCGGCGTCGCCTTCCTGATCTTCCGCTATTTCGCCATGCGTCGCGAACTCGGCAAGCTGCAACGCTGGGCAACGACCGGAGAGTATCGCAAGGGCGGCTGGTTCGAGCACCCGCTCAGCCAGATCGGATTCGCCCTCCTGTCGGCCTTTATCCTGTGGCCGTTCTTCGGCCTCAACCTCGGCGGTCTGGCGCTGGCCGCGATCCTGACCTCGGTGGTCGCCTTGCATGAGCTCGGCCACATGGCGGCCTTCCGGCTGATGGGGCACCGCAAGGCGCGCATGATCTTCATCCCACTGCTCGGCGGCATCGCCATCGGCGGCAGGCCCTATGACAGCCGCTTCGAGGTGGCCTTCGTCGCCCTGATGGGCGCCGGTTTCTCGGCCTTCCTGGTGCCTGTGCTGATCGCTGCGAGCGGACTTGCCAGAGGCGAGGGGCATGGCGCTGCCGCGGCGCTGCTGGCGACGCTCGCCGGCTTTTCCGCGCTCTTCAATATCGCCAATCTGGTGCCGGTGTGGAAGTTCGACGGCGGCCAGGTGCTGCGCCAAATCTGTCCCGGACCGATCGTGCTGGCGCTGGCGTCGTTCCTGCTGCTGTCGGCCTTGCTGGCGCTCGGCTGGCAGGCCGGCTTTTCGCCGGGTTTCCTGCTTGCGGCCGGCGTCGTGTTCCTGATCCTCAGCCTGCTCACCATGGGCAGCGCGGTGAAGCCGCGCCATGAGCTGAAGCCGATCCGCACCTTTGACCGTTTTGCCATGGCCGGCGCGCTGCTCGCGGTCTTCGCCATCCACGGCTACGGCGTGCTGTGGGCGTCGGCGCAATTGATCTGA
- a CDS encoding 2-hydroxyacid dehydrogenase: MKPRLIVTRKWPAAVEAILAERFDTTLNAGDTPLSPAAMTSAFADFDAILATVSDRLPSAVFPDGDARTRIIANFGVGFSHIDVAAARERDIVVTNTPGVLTDCTADLALSLMLAVARRTGEGERQLRAGEWRGWSPTHMAGAKVSGKTLGIVGMGRIGEATARRAHFGFGMKIVFFNRSPVDDDETRAVGAVQMPNLDDVLAVSDFVSLHCPGGAENRHLIDARRLRSMMSGAFLINTARGDVVDQDALIGALERREIAGAGLDVFADEPAVPEALKRLENVVLLPHLGSATEETRVAMGMKVVENLTAFFEGRPVPDRVA; encoded by the coding sequence ATGAAACCGCGTTTGATTGTCACCCGGAAATGGCCGGCCGCCGTCGAAGCGATCCTCGCCGAGCGCTTCGACACCACGCTCAACGCCGGCGATACGCCGCTGAGCCCTGCCGCGATGACGTCCGCCTTCGCGGATTTTGACGCGATCCTGGCAACGGTCAGCGACCGCTTGCCTTCTGCGGTGTTTCCCGACGGCGACGCCCGCACCCGGATCATCGCCAATTTCGGCGTCGGCTTCAGCCATATCGATGTCGCGGCGGCCCGCGAGCGCGACATCGTGGTGACCAACACACCGGGCGTGTTGACCGATTGCACAGCCGACCTCGCCCTTAGCCTGATGTTGGCTGTCGCGCGCCGGACCGGTGAAGGCGAGCGGCAGCTGCGGGCCGGGGAATGGCGCGGCTGGTCGCCGACCCATATGGCCGGCGCGAAGGTGTCGGGCAAGACCTTGGGCATTGTCGGCATGGGGCGCATCGGCGAGGCGACAGCCAGGCGCGCGCATTTCGGCTTCGGCATGAAGATCGTGTTCTTCAACCGCTCGCCGGTCGATGATGACGAGACGCGCGCCGTGGGCGCGGTGCAGATGCCAAATTTGGACGATGTGCTCGCGGTGTCGGACTTCGTGTCGCTGCATTGCCCGGGCGGCGCGGAAAACCGCCACCTCATCGATGCCCGGCGCCTGCGATCGATGATGAGCGGCGCGTTCCTGATCAACACGGCACGCGGCGACGTCGTCGACCAGGATGCCCTGATCGGTGCACTGGAAAGGCGCGAGATCGCCGGCGCCGGTCTCGATGTCTTTGCCGACGAACCGGCCGTCCCGGAGGCGTTGAAGCGGTTGGAGAACGTCGTGCTGTTGCCGCATCTCGGCAGCGCGACCGAGGAAACGCGGGTGGCCATGGGCATGAAGGTGGTGGAGAACCTGACCGCCTTCTTCGAGGGGCGCCCGGTCCCCGATCGGGTCGCCTGA
- a CDS encoding DUF1467 family protein, whose amino-acid sequence MSWVSFIALFFATWWVVLFAVLPFSLRTQDEDKDVTLGTVPSAPRGPHMLRAVFRTTIATLVLLGIFYGITRGLGLGIDDIPHIVPDFNQTPKH is encoded by the coding sequence ATGAGCTGGGTTTCGTTCATCGCGCTGTTCTTCGCCACCTGGTGGGTGGTGCTGTTCGCCGTGCTGCCGTTCAGCCTGCGCACGCAGGACGAGGACAAGGACGTGACGCTGGGCACCGTTCCGAGCGCGCCGCGCGGGCCGCATATGCTGCGCGCGGTGTTCCGCACGACGATCGCCACGCTTGTCCTGCTCGGGATATTTTACGGTATCACGCGCGGCCTGGGCCTCGGCATCGACGACATCCCGCACATCGTGCCGGACTTCAACCAGACGCCCAAGCACTAA
- the proS gene encoding proline--tRNA ligase, with translation MRLSRYFLPILKENPREAEIVSHRLMLRAGMIRQQGQGSFSWLPLGKRVLDKVCRIIREEQDRAGALEILMPTIQSAELWRESGRYDDYGKEMLRIKDRQEREMLYGPTNEEMVTEIFRAYVKSYKDLPLNLYHIQWKFRDEVRPRFGVMRSREFLMKDAYSFDLNYEGAKAAYNRMFVSYLRTFTRMGLQAIPMRADTGPIGGDLSHEFIILADTGESQVFCHRDYLSLAVPGAKTDFANDAEIADIVKTWTTPYAATDEMHDEAAWEKLSEGDKVSARGIEVGHIFHFGEKYSMPMGAKVTGPDGKDHFASGGSYGIGPSRLVAAIIEASHDDNGIIWPDAVAPFDVGLINMKAGDTECDRVCDELYDALSAAGKDVLYDDTDQRPGGKFATADLIGLPLQVIVGPRGVAAGEIEIKNRRTGERETLPVEAAKKRLGIAA, from the coding sequence ATGCGTTTGTCGCGCTATTTCCTGCCCATTCTCAAAGAAAATCCGCGTGAGGCCGAGATCGTCTCGCACCGGCTGATGCTGCGCGCCGGCATGATCCGCCAGCAGGGGCAGGGCAGCTTCTCCTGGCTGCCGCTCGGCAAGCGGGTGCTGGACAAGGTTTGCCGGATCATCCGCGAGGAGCAGGACCGGGCGGGCGCCCTGGAGATCCTGATGCCGACCATCCAGTCGGCCGAGCTGTGGCGTGAAAGCGGCCGCTACGACGACTATGGCAAGGAGATGCTGCGCATCAAGGACCGGCAGGAGCGCGAGATGCTCTACGGGCCGACCAACGAGGAGATGGTCACCGAGATCTTCCGCGCCTATGTGAAGTCCTACAAAGACCTACCGCTCAACCTCTACCACATCCAGTGGAAGTTCCGTGACGAGGTGCGGCCGCGATTCGGCGTCATGCGCAGCAGGGAATTCCTGATGAAGGACGCCTATTCCTTCGACCTCAACTATGAGGGCGCCAAGGCCGCCTACAACCGGATGTTCGTCTCCTATCTGAGGACGTTCACGCGCATGGGGCTGCAGGCTATCCCGATGCGCGCCGACACTGGGCCGATCGGCGGCGACCTCAGCCACGAATTCATCATCCTGGCCGACACCGGCGAGAGCCAGGTCTTCTGCCATCGCGACTATCTTTCGCTGGCCGTGCCGGGGGCGAAGACCGACTTCGCCAACGACGCCGAGATCGCCGACATCGTCAAGACGTGGACGACGCCTTATGCCGCCACCGACGAAATGCATGACGAGGCGGCCTGGGAAAAGCTCTCCGAGGGCGACAAAGTCTCGGCGCGCGGCATCGAGGTCGGCCATATCTTCCATTTCGGCGAGAAGTATTCCATGCCGATGGGCGCCAAGGTGACCGGCCCCGACGGAAAGGATCATTTCGCCTCGGGCGGGTCCTACGGCATCGGCCCGTCGCGGCTGGTCGCCGCGATCATCGAGGCGAGCCATGACGACAACGGCATCATCTGGCCCGACGCGGTGGCGCCGTTCGACGTCGGCCTGATCAACATGAAGGCGGGCGACACCGAATGCGACCGCGTCTGCGACGAGCTTTACGACGCGCTCTCCGCCGCCGGCAAGGACGTGCTCTATGACGACACCGACCAGCGGCCGGGCGGCAAGTTCGCCACCGCGGACCTGATCGGCCTGCCCTTGCAGGTGATCGTCGGGCCGCGCGGCGTGGCCGCCGGCGAGATCGAGATCAAGAACCGCCGGACCGGCGAGCGCGAGACGCTGCCGGTCGAGGCGGCGAAGAAGCGCCTCGGTATCGCCGCATGA
- the mce gene encoding methylmalonyl-CoA epimerase, with product MLGRLNHVALAVPDLAAAIAAYRDRLGARLSAPQALPEHGVTVVFVDVGNTKIELLEPLGENSPIAAFLDKNPSGGMHHVCYEVDDILAARDQLKASGARVLGDGNPKTGAHGKPVLFLHPKDFFGTLVELEQS from the coding sequence ATGCTCGGACGCCTCAACCATGTCGCGCTGGCCGTGCCGGATCTGGCAGCGGCGATCGCCGCCTATCGCGATAGGCTCGGCGCGCGACTGAGCGCGCCGCAGGCGCTGCCGGAACATGGGGTCACCGTGGTGTTCGTCGACGTCGGCAACACCAAGATCGAGTTGCTGGAGCCGTTGGGCGAGAACTCGCCGATCGCGGCGTTCCTGGACAAGAACCCCTCGGGCGGCATGCACCATGTGTGCTATGAGGTGGACGACATCCTGGCCGCGCGCGACCAGCTCAAGGCCAGCGGCGCGCGCGTGCTGGGCGACGGCAACCCGAAGACCGGCGCGCACGGCAAGCCGGTGCTGTTCCTGCACCCCAAGGACTTCTTCGGCACGCTGGTCGAACTGGAGCAATCATGA
- a CDS encoding lipoprotein-releasing ABC transporter permease subunit, whose translation MSQAAAAKAPAVKAPAAGAFSVFERMVAWRYLRSRRKETVISVIASISFLGIMLGVATLIVVMAVMNGFRAELLTRILGVNGHLIAQPLDSPLEDYAQVASRINGVAGVKYAIPLIDGQVLAQGNVGGGSGALVRGIRGEDLGKISIVSSNIRQGTLDGFDTGEGVAIGKRMAENLGLVLGDTITLISPEGDVTPLGTTPRMKGYKIAAIFEVGMSEYDSSIVYMPFSEAQLYFNMDGRAQTIEIYVDNPDDVDALKPLVEQAAQRPIDLVDWRQRNETFFSALQVERNVMFMILTLIVLVAALNIISGLVMLVKDKGHDIAILRTMGASRGAILRIFLMTGAAIGVTGTVAGVLLGVVICLNIESIRQFFSWMTGRILFNPELYFLSQLPAKMDPRETTYVVIMALVLSFLATVFPAWRAARLDPVEALRYE comes from the coding sequence ATGAGCCAAGCGGCAGCAGCCAAAGCCCCGGCCGTCAAAGCCCCAGCGGCTGGCGCCTTTTCGGTGTTCGAGCGCATGGTTGCGTGGCGCTACCTGCGCTCGCGCCGCAAGGAGACGGTGATCTCGGTCATCGCCTCGATCTCTTTCCTCGGCATCATGCTGGGGGTGGCGACGCTGATCGTCGTCATGGCGGTGATGAACGGGTTCCGCGCCGAGCTGCTGACCCGCATCCTCGGCGTCAACGGCCATCTGATCGCGCAGCCGCTCGATTCGCCGCTGGAGGACTATGCCCAGGTGGCGAGCCGGATCAACGGCGTGGCCGGCGTCAAATATGCCATTCCGCTGATCGACGGCCAGGTGCTGGCGCAAGGCAATGTCGGCGGCGGCAGCGGCGCACTGGTGCGCGGCATTCGCGGCGAGGACCTCGGTAAGATCTCGATCGTCTCCAGCAATATCAGGCAGGGCACACTCGACGGCTTCGACACCGGAGAGGGCGTGGCGATCGGCAAGCGCATGGCGGAGAATCTCGGTCTCGTGCTCGGCGACACCATCACGCTGATCTCGCCTGAAGGCGACGTGACGCCGCTTGGCACGACGCCACGCATGAAGGGCTACAAGATCGCGGCGATCTTCGAGGTCGGCATGTCGGAGTATGACAGCTCGATCGTCTACATGCCGTTTTCGGAGGCGCAGCTCTATTTCAACATGGACGGCCGGGCGCAGACCATCGAGATCTATGTCGACAATCCCGACGATGTCGACGCTCTGAAGCCGCTGGTCGAGCAGGCGGCGCAGCGGCCGATCGACCTTGTCGACTGGCGGCAGCGCAACGAGACGTTCTTCTCGGCGCTGCAGGTCGAGCGCAACGTGATGTTCATGATCCTGACGCTGATCGTGCTGGTGGCGGCGCTGAACATCATTTCCGGCCTGGTGATGCTGGTGAAGGACAAGGGCCATGACATCGCCATCCTGCGCACGATGGGTGCCTCGCGTGGCGCCATCCTGCGCATCTTCCTGATGACGGGGGCGGCGATCGGCGTCACCGGGACCGTCGCGGGCGTCCTGCTCGGCGTCGTCATCTGCCTCAACATCGAATCGATCCGCCAGTTCTTCTCCTGGATGACGGGCAGGATCCTGTTCAATCCCGAGCTCTATTTCCTCAGCCAATTGCCGGCGAAGATGGACCCGCGCGAGACGACCTATGTCGTCATCATGGCGCTGGTGCTCTCCTTCCTGGCGACGGTGTTTCCGGCATGGCGGGCGGCCCGCCTCGATCCGGTCGAAGCCTTGAGGTACGAGTGA
- a CDS encoding phosphoenolpyruvate carboxylase — MEQSRRIKFREDERSLLLRLLLQVASAREPEIAAVLSGRRSLVSLAPEQRIPALQASGVWFQLLAIADELLAMRARRELEQGAGVDEVPGSFANVIAQMAAKGHSAEEVQVALGELCVGPTMTAHPTEAKRVTVLEIHRRIYRKLTELDQPRWAPRERDLLVADLESEIELLWMTGELRLERPTVEREIAWGLHFFREVIFEATPQLYGKLQDAFERHYPGKPITIPSFMRYASWIGGDRDGNPNVTAAVTAHAMAEYRNTAIGWYLAQVQRLVTVLSASSNVIDLPASFKPVLQAALDKSGQSHEIAARNPDEPLRQFASALLARLVATRDGCSAAYLSAEAFRADLNGLSCVLEAIGGRAVARRFVQPLLWQVASFGFRTVSLDIRQNSTVVNRVLAELFALTDPADPVTAGTPQWSARIRVALSQGERLEIDAGRLSPEAAELLSTFSVIREQISGADGDAVGAFVLSMTRSADDLLAVYLLAQYCGLSSAPGGGGTIRLRIVPLFETIADLQAAPGILDGLLGVSLVRRTVRDFGARQEIMLGYSDSNKDGGFLASNWELAKAQKRLAAVGRKHKVRISFFHGRGGSVSRGGAPTGRAIAAQPQGTVAGTMRVTEQGEVVSSKFANRGTGLNQLEVLAAGVLAHSVGSPGDVELKDAPEFNEALEALAGMSQASYARLMAEPGFLDYFNQASPVAELALLKMGSRPDRRFGASGIADLRAIPWVFAWSQNRHLLTGWYGIGSALSSFVTVRGEAGRELLTRMFEHSRFFRLIVDEAEKTLYQSDMEIAGLYARLVSDSDAAGRIHARIAAEYELTRRLIGDLTGGDLSARFPMFKRRFDNLRRQMDDIHRLQVDLLREVRANTGTMDQKRATDALLVSINCISAGLGWTG, encoded by the coding sequence TTGGAACAGAGCAGACGCATCAAGTTTCGTGAGGATGAGCGCAGCCTTTTGTTGCGCCTGCTGCTTCAAGTCGCAAGCGCGCGCGAGCCCGAGATCGCCGCCGTTCTGAGCGGACGCAGGTCGCTTGTCTCCCTCGCCCCCGAGCAGCGTATCCCGGCGCTCCAGGCGAGCGGCGTATGGTTCCAGTTGCTGGCGATTGCCGACGAGTTGCTTGCCATGCGGGCGCGCCGCGAACTTGAACAAGGCGCGGGTGTCGACGAAGTGCCCGGATCCTTCGCCAACGTGATCGCCCAGATGGCGGCGAAGGGTCACTCGGCGGAAGAAGTCCAGGTGGCGCTCGGCGAGCTTTGCGTCGGCCCGACCATGACCGCGCACCCGACGGAAGCCAAGCGCGTCACGGTGCTGGAGATCCACCGCCGCATCTATCGCAAGCTGACCGAGCTCGACCAGCCGCGCTGGGCGCCGCGCGAACGCGACCTGCTGGTCGCCGATCTGGAAAGCGAGATCGAGCTGCTGTGGATGACGGGCGAGCTGCGGCTGGAGCGCCCGACGGTCGAGCGCGAGATCGCCTGGGGCCTGCATTTCTTTCGCGAAGTCATCTTCGAGGCGACGCCGCAGCTCTATGGCAAGCTTCAGGACGCCTTCGAGCGTCATTATCCGGGCAAGCCGATCACAATTCCCTCCTTCATGCGCTATGCTTCGTGGATCGGCGGCGACCGCGATGGCAATCCAAATGTGACGGCCGCGGTCACCGCCCATGCCATGGCCGAATACCGCAATACCGCCATAGGCTGGTATCTGGCGCAGGTGCAGCGGCTGGTGACGGTGCTCAGCGCCAGCTCGAACGTCATTGACCTGCCGGCCAGCTTCAAGCCGGTGCTGCAGGCGGCGCTCGACAAAAGCGGGCAGTCGCACGAGATCGCCGCCCGCAACCCTGACGAACCGCTTCGCCAGTTCGCTTCGGCCCTGCTTGCCCGGCTTGTGGCCACGCGAGACGGCTGTTCGGCGGCATACCTGTCGGCCGAGGCGTTTCGTGCCGATCTGAACGGCCTGTCTTGCGTTCTCGAAGCGATCGGCGGGCGCGCGGTCGCCAGGCGTTTCGTCCAGCCTCTGCTTTGGCAAGTCGCCAGCTTCGGCTTCCGTACGGTCTCGCTCGACATCCGGCAGAACTCAACGGTCGTCAACCGGGTGCTGGCCGAGCTGTTCGCGCTGACAGATCCCGCCGACCCGGTGACCGCCGGCACGCCGCAATGGTCGGCGCGCATCCGCGTGGCCTTGAGCCAGGGCGAACGGCTGGAGATCGACGCAGGCCGGCTCTCGCCTGAAGCAGCTGAACTGCTTTCGACATTCTCCGTCATCCGCGAGCAAATCTCGGGCGCCGATGGCGACGCCGTCGGCGCGTTCGTTCTCAGCATGACCCGCTCGGCCGACGATCTGCTGGCGGTCTATCTGCTGGCGCAATATTGCGGTCTTTCAAGCGCGCCGGGTGGCGGCGGCACAATCAGGCTGCGGATCGTGCCATTGTTCGAGACCATCGCCGACCTGCAAGCCGCGCCAGGTATCCTGGACGGATTGCTCGGCGTCTCGCTGGTGAGGAGGACGGTGCGGGATTTCGGCGCGCGCCAGGAAATCATGCTTGGCTATTCGGATTCCAACAAGGATGGCGGTTTCCTGGCTTCCAACTGGGAACTGGCGAAAGCGCAAAAGCGCCTCGCCGCAGTCGGGCGCAAGCATAAGGTCAGGATCAGCTTCTTCCACGGCCGCGGCGGCTCCGTCAGCCGTGGCGGCGCACCGACCGGCCGGGCGATCGCGGCGCAGCCGCAAGGCACCGTCGCCGGAACCATGCGGGTGACCGAGCAGGGCGAGGTCGTATCGTCGAAATTCGCCAATCGCGGCACTGGCCTCAACCAGCTCGAGGTTCTTGCCGCTGGCGTGCTGGCCCACAGTGTCGGATCGCCCGGTGATGTCGAGCTGAAGGACGCGCCGGAGTTCAACGAAGCGCTGGAAGCGCTGGCAGGCATGTCGCAGGCATCCTATGCCAGGCTGATGGCTGAGCCCGGCTTCCTCGACTATTTCAACCAGGCGAGCCCGGTCGCGGAGCTGGCGCTCTTGAAAATGGGCTCGCGGCCGGATCGCCGTTTCGGCGCCAGCGGCATTGCTGACCTGCGCGCCATTCCATGGGTGTTCGCCTGGAGCCAAAACCGTCATCTGCTGACCGGCTGGTATGGCATCGGCAGCGCGCTGAGCTCCTTCGTCACGGTGCGCGGCGAGGCCGGGCGCGAGCTTCTCACCCGCATGTTCGAGCACTCGCGCTTCTTCCGCCTGATCGTCGACGAGGCCGAGAAGACGCTTTACCAGTCCGACATGGAGATCGCGGGGCTCTACGCCCGGCTGGTGTCCGACAGCGATGCGGCCGGGCGTATCCACGCCCGCATCGCCGCCGAATACGAGTTGACGCGGCGCCTGATCGGTGACCTCACGGGAGGCGATCTCTCCGCGCGCTTTCCGATGTTCAAGCGGCGTTTCGACAATCTGAGGCGACAGATGGACGACATTCACCGGCTGCAGGTCGATCTGCTGCGTGAAGTCCGGGCAAATACCGGGACGATGGATCAAAAGCGGGCGACCGACGCCCTGCTCGTATCGATCAATTGCATCTCGGCTGGCCTGGGGTGGACGGGATAG